The window ACAAAGACTTTTTCAAAATGTATCAATCAAAATCTCTTAATACTCGGTTTTGATTAGCAAATCTAATCAAAGGTTTCAATTCAGAGAATAACAAAGATCTACAGAAAACAAATGCCAACTGACCTGACAGTTTGCCCTCTTCCGAGAGGGTCATGACCACGAACGCGGTCTTTGTCTCTAATATCAGTAGTAGCAGCCGCCAGGACTCGTCGTCTATGTACTGCCCTTCGTAAATGGTGACTACCCAAAGTCTGCGTAGATTCTTTGGTAGCAATTTTTTATGCagaagaagaaatatttttgttagatGGGTTAAAATTTGACGTGTTACATATTTCAGCGGTACATCTATAAGTGCTATGTATAGTAATTTATTACTCCACCTACAAAGGACTTTGCCCAGCAATTAAATAGAACTACTATGATGATACGCCGAGCTATTACATCTACGAGCCTACGATTTTATCAGCTACACTGCGAATTGCTATGAATGCTCACTGTCAGCGCTTCTACGAGAAAAAGTCGTAGCCGCAGGAAGAAATAAGTACTACGATGCTACGCTACGCTACATCTACAAGCCTACGCTTTAATCAGCTACGCTGCGAATTGCTATGGAATTTTCATCTCGGAGCGCTTAGTAGTTATATGACTCAAAAACTTGTAGCCGCAGGAAAAGAAAGAACTGCAATGCTACGATACGCTTCATCTACGAGCCTACGCTTTCATCACTACGCTGAGTTTAAAACTTTTACCGTAAAACTATACTTACAGCTCGAATCAATTCCCGGATTAAACTTTTAACGGCAAAATCGGATAGAATATCtccaaaaaacataaatttctcAGGCAATGGAAAGCGGAGGTCGAATATTACGTTCAAAGCGTGAAGTTCTAGCGGCCTCAGCGTGGCTGTGTCCACACTGAAAAAaagaacttattttaaaacataacctCAATGGGaaggttttattttcaaaattgcatACAGGTCTTAATGACGtcaatcaaatttataaagaaaaatttacttGTATCGAATCATATTTTCGAAGTTGTGCCTGGTGGCGCGCTGGCTTTGTTGGTCCATGAAAACCATAGACATTATTTTTCTGAACACTTCAAATGAACTCTAAAACAAAGACAATAAAACATTGATCaagaatagaaataaaaatatcagagtgcgtaaaagtaattatttctacctttaaaaaaaggagTACCCATGTTTAAGGTAAAGTCACCAacatgtttttacttttaggaaaatatttttaatcataaaatgtggcctttccttttttagtttttcccaactaatattatatattacatatgtTAAACATTTACCTTGTCCTTTTCAGTGAGTTCAATTTTCTCTATTTGTATATAACTAGGCGTAATGTGGAGGCATTCTTCAACTAGGCGTTTTTTTCCTACCATTTTAGGACCCTGTGTAAAATCGacaagattttaaatttaattggaaAGTTAAGTATTTATGGTGAAAAAAAAGCTcacaaataagtaaaatatttcatttaatttggaacaaatatacatttttattttttcaaaattgtaatttgCAAGATTATGAACTTCTGCCTTCTTTAGagctttattctttttatttatttatttatttaaatatttgctgcacaaaaaaatgtacaaagggcggacttaatgccgttctGTATTCTCTACAAGTCTaccagttttttatttatcttacttattttattttaacattttaatggCGTCATAGAGAAGGAATTATTATATCTTACAATGAAGGCTACAGCAAACTTGTGGTTCTTGAAGGAGGTGAATTTCTCGCTGCTCTCGTTCAGCGCGTTGTGGAGTATTTGCTTGTACCGTCGCAGCTCGTCGTTACGACCCAGCAGTGGGTGCCGCCAGCTGCAGATGCGTTCCGTCCACCTTGCAAATTTAAATCCACGTtcaatacaatacatacatacataaaatcacggttctttcccggaggggtaggcagagactacctctttccacttgccccttcatgcaagctcggcggtttcgggtacttctGACCTGACACttcaatacaatattttacaatttattaatttacagcTCACAACTATCATTACCGACACCGCTTGCAATAGCGaagcaaaacaaatattatttttttttgcttttggtagttggtattaaaaatacaagaagacatttaaaaactatagctaattacaaataatgttactattgCAAATTCACACATTGAGCacgaaaaaatatcaatttgctCGTGCACTTTATTAAGGACGCGAATTGACCGTATCATGagtactatttttttacaatgattactacatttaaaagtaattaggCATTTACAGTTATAGTTATATCGTTATAAGCTTTATAAAGCGCGCCTACCGCATTAATCCTGAAAAAAAGTAAGTGAGACTTCCATTTATTGGAAATGCTTTACTTGTTTCATTTCATCCAGCATTCCCCGTGGTTCCTCCTTATCTTCAGTCATTATTATGCTGATTCTAGAGAAGTAGGtataactattaaaatatgaaatatttctACGCTTACAGTTGATTAAATTCATATATTGGTCCGACCGAGGCGATGCCTTTGATGGCTCTAGGTTCCATCAGCTTGAAGTAGTCTTGGTCTAGTTTGCTTCGAAGAAAAGTCTCCTTGTCACATGTAATTCTCATTGGATACACCATCATGAGCCGTGCTGcctttaagaaataaaaattcgaAAATACCTATACTTAGTGTACGATGTTTTTATAATGCTCTGAAAAGACTGTTGAAATATATACATCTGCGACGGCTTAGGTAGGAGGCGAGCgagcaattttattttgatataaagatatctttatttattacctttttttctgattgttgTAAAGTAAGGTCAACGTTGATAGATGAGaaatatgaaaattctttgaagattaaagagaaataataataatgacatcatcaatcatttgtttatttccaatgattaatgaaattttatcattagaaagaaactaattaaagaaaaacaatgaGAGACTTCTTTCCTAAAGaaaatagatattattaattttgttgtaaCATGGTGGAAAATACTGTAATGAGAAACGGTGAGAAACTCCAAAAATAACCCAAAAATTATATGAGAAATTCATACACAATAATCAAAATTGATAAATCTATACTTTAAGTCATCGTTAAAATGAAACATCATTCTGAAAATGAATCATCAcatgaatttttatatattaccaTGTTCACACCTGGTGCAATCACCGTGTACTCTCTTCGCAAAACATGTCCCACAACTCCGCAGTATGTTGTACCTTAGAAAACAAAgtcaatgaaaaataaaattaagtacatattacTTAGAGGGGCGATGAGCATTGATTGgattaattaagttaaaaaattaaaatcatccTGACGTTAATACCAGTTGTGTATTTTAGTAGTAGCTTGTACGTAGCGTGTAGCTTTTTCGAGTTTTTAGacgattttaaacaaataccaaggataaataaataaaaaaatccctaTAAGGCAAACTTAGCTGCCTTCAGCAAAAGACTATTTAATTCCTACTAAAAgtcattacatatttaaaaacaagcCAAAATAATCGGTATGTTATGTCGATGGGTAAGTCCACAcaacaataaattatgaaagttTAACTGGTCTAACCTGAGGTTACTCCAATAGACACGCTTATTATGTTAGGATCCCCCGTGTCCATCTTCTCCTTGAGCTGGTAGGCGCAAATTAGCGCTTTTTGTGCCTCCTGCTCGTGCTTCAACCCTCGGAGACCGAACACCACCAGAAACATCATGTCTTTGTCAAACATAGACACTTTGTTCACCAGACCTCCTGCCTCTGATGCAAGGCTGCAGAAAGATACGATGGGAATTCAGTTTAAGACGAGAACGGTGTGGATGAACCGATTCGCACTACCTATACTAGGACCTAAGCATTAGGCTTTGAAAGTCATTATGCATAAAAATCACAGAAATTGATAACTCAACTCAGGgctaaaaataatagcgaaatAAGAAATGGATAACCCTGGAAGTGATACAGACAGTAATCTATGTTTCATCTTCTCACACTTTATCCctaatacttacattaaaCCCAGAATCATGCAACTTTCACCACTGAGTCAGAACCCGCAGTTGGTGTCCAGGAGACAGCTACATGATAGGTATTATTACCtaattttccattttatttttattttttacttatgtaCACAAGTTTATATACAGgatatatattaaacattatatTCGATTGTAcctaaaaacaacaaaaatatacagtaTAAACCACCTGCATACTAATTTGTAAGCCGTATCGACTTTCCCGATGAGCACATCCTCAGTGACAGTCCTGGTAATGATGTTGATGACCACGACCACCACCCGACGGACTTCAGTGAGGAAATCCATGGGCTCGTCGTTGTCTACGGCGCGCAGCACTGGCGTCACCATGAACCGGCGGAGAGCCGGCCACCAACTGCTGCGAAGCGCTGATACAATGGCTGGACGAActgtttttaatgataaagatatctatataaataatttttaaccgTTTTTAAGAAGGAAGGATTTAGTTTgtttagataattaaaaaaaaaaagctgttCAGACATATTGAAGAttctaaaagtttttttttttttttggagatTTGAAGAGAAGTAGGTACTAATATATATAGTGAAATTACTTACGCGAAAATTCGATGTATGTCATTCTTGTTATTCCTTCATCTTCTATCATGTCAGTTGCATTTTTTGGTCCATATTCGGTAACTGTAAATTGTAAGAGTAATCTTCATGTTTACGTCTACCTCTAAAGGTAAAGGAAGCGGTAGTGTACGACAGTTTAATTccagatttttattaattacttacacctacctaaaaaattaagatactTACAGACACCTGGGTTGGTAGCCATGGAACCATGTCCATTTTCAACTCGTTTCCACGTCGCCCCCACACCTAAAACCTGTTTGGTAAATTCAAATTAGGCGGTAGTAGGTGAATGAGATGAATCCTACAAAATAGCTATTTGTTCCACGAAGGTTTCATCGCTTTTAGTTATTGAAAGTTCCAAAAAATTTGGTCAGCAGCATATtagtatctaataataaatggaCTACCAAAAAAATTGGTTACACTAAGTTGTTGTTTGTCGTGTAGTATGTGGCCAACACAGATATCAGAGTTTGCAGGCCTCCTAAGATGCCTACCTTAGTACCAGTCAATCCTTGAGTAAAACAGAAACGTTGTGtgataatttgaatttatttaagaaaggCAATGTGTTCCGTCGCTAGCATGAGAAACATATCAAACCTTAGTGTGCCTCCCATCGCCGCAGGGCTGAGTGCAATAATCCgcttcgttcacgtaaatcCAAGCGCTGGCAGACGTGAGGACGTCCCCAGCCGTGCTCATGTACTGCGCCATCTTGACGTCCCACACCGGCTGGCCCACGATCACGTAGTGGGAGGAAGCGGTGTCTCCGCCGATTATGGAGAAGTGGGCCAGGCCCGCGGAGATTGCAACTTTTACTGGCAATTCatgaaaatttagaaaaatgtgGATTTGATCCAACGCTACCTAACTTGTGAGTATCATCATACCTATGTGTGTGTTGTAAGCTGTTCGCTTTAGACCCATTACCTACCTCAACTGTAAAAACTGTAACTAAAcgtataactaaaaatcagTACTTGACATTATTActgatttttactttttggacAAACCTACCCTGCCTGACCCACTACTATTTGGTGGGATTTTTTTTGATTAGACATACTAAAAAagcaaattattacaatatgtGTTGTAAGTACAGTTTCAGATATGCGTTGATAGGCGcgaaaaagtataattttatagtttatataCTTACACTAACTCCTGAGGAGCTACTGGATCATGATAAAATCAAAGAAATGtattaggtacctaaatgTCACTAACCCTTCAAAATAATCCCGATATCAGTGGTAAATGTCCCGTAATTCTTCTGGATGATGAGCCCGCAATCTATGGCCGTGTGGACCACCTCCTGCATGCTAAGCCTGGGTGTCTTCTTCCACATGGACAGGAAGGCATCCCCGGAAAACTTGAGGACGTCTCCGTTATGAGCCATTATCTCTTGGACCATGGCTCCGATGTAGGAGTTCAGCACCTGAGTTAGCCTGGACGGCCCCCCACATCCAGGTTTTGTGTAGCATACACACAGCTCCGTAAAGCCTAAATATTGTTAAGGTTTAATTAGCGGCCCTGTGTCGCATCGTTGGCAAAATCTTTTTAAGTGCAGAGTGCAGAGATAACCCTTTATGGTCAGTTTTCCTCAGTCGGCGTGGTTGAATTTCGCTTTGTCGGTATAGAATATAAAATGAGAAATAGAATttactaaaacaaaacaagacGTTTCCACGAAATGCTACAACCATGACCAGTGCCGGGTAAGGGTCCTACTGACGGTATCATTAGGGTCAAACAGGACTTTCTTCAATTACCTGACCTACAACTGGACGAACCAGGCTCAAACGTAATCGGAACAaacgccaggaggatgatAATTCAATCATCGTAGTTACCCAATAAGTAAATAGTAGTTTACCAGATATATCAATGAACATAAGAGCTCCAGCGTAAGTTCTCACGCTGTAGTCCGACGGATTATAAATGATCTCGTCGGGAACCATGGATGCGATATTGCTGATCCTAGTGGCCAGCGTCGCTGTAGTGGTGTCCTTCATATCGTGCATTCTAGGATTtggaagaattaaaaaaaaagatgccTATAcacaggtgccgtgtggttcccggcactaatagaaaaaaggccactccatctttcctgtggatgtcgtaaaagaggacttagggataggtttattaacttgggattcttctttaatgcgatgggcaacctgtcactatttgaatttcaattctatcattaagccaaacagctgaacgtggcttatcagtctttcaagactattggctctgtctaccccacaaggaatatagacgtgattatatgtatcaatACACAGACACGGGTTGAAGTGAAAgtgtaaaagatatttttatttgtaacgatCTCTACGCTTATTTTTACAGTAGCCATCTTGGCCTTTGTTACGCCGACTTGTTAGTATATAAGTAGTATAGAAAGGTATGCATACGGTTTGGCTGCACACTAACAATCCTATTAGGTACTAGTATTATATCCTCGTATGTAGGCAGTCATGTGTGTCGTAGTCAAACTGTGACTACAAAAGAAACATAGCATGAAAAGCTTTGGTATTAGTCAGATGACACTTATATATGTAGCTCCAAAATCCgtttagtaggtacctacttagttaCGCAGTTCCTATATATCATAACTTACACGATttctgtattttaatttaaaatatcatctTTTCTTTCATAGGTTGAAAAAGGACCTAAGAACTTAAGGTACTTACAACAAAT of the Amyelois transitella isolate CPQ chromosome 19, ilAmyTran1.1, whole genome shotgun sequence genome contains:
- the LOC132902883 gene encoding adenylate cyclase type 10-like; translated protein: MKDTTTATLATRISNIASMVPDEIIYNPSDYSVRTYAGALMFIDISGFTELCVCYTKPGCGGPSRLTQVLNSYIGAMVQEIMAHNGDVLKFSGDAFLSMWKKTPRLSMQEVVHTAIDCGLIIQKNYGTFTTDIGIILKVKVAISAGLAHFSIIGGDTASSHYVIVGQPVWDVKMAQYMSTAGDVLTSASAWIYVNEADYCTQPCGDGRHTKVLGVGATWKRVENGHGSMATNPGVFTEYGPKNATDMIEDEGITRMTYIEFSRK